Proteins encoded within one genomic window of Paramisgurnus dabryanus chromosome 13, PD_genome_1.1, whole genome shotgun sequence:
- the adar gene encoding double-stranded RNA-specific adenosine deaminase, which yields MSRGRGGFHNDYQRFSFSSHQGRPRFHSPSHPFTSRPRGPRVPSPNSVPGRYNNPSYYSSPPAAHPRGAYFSPAPYDLPQWPSSHHSTDQISDSHVASFQQQQVQFLTGGSSQAPQFRAPQQQGPQAPSRREEGTHGPIQFQTDYQNFKTSSSGFERREGHNQDRANWQREQNFGYQSGPKKKAGWNHSHQKGQNYRNQQYWNAQADNLTSLSSSLHSLCLDDRVNRVEYSDTSSCHSRTSKVSSSSGTVCLTPEIVKQVVSFLTSLGPDETIQAKVLAKKLHLPKKIINKALYSLLRSQQAVNTSETPPLWKLRREDNREPNACKDRAQSSKDTEKKKGPSVSIKQESREDLSSICINSQAQESSDSSNESEDSEDDTSKQFLPDQPTLLPKEESVSVSTMADSKDTKEQILKYLYESGASNALAIAKNLGLRGAKQVNPTLYAMEKQGDVRRNTEITPPTWELSVHRKDKMDRQRKAAAPVKQEVNIANMLNSPFEGNANVAAVKLEKTGGNVGFPSEFTTAELMDRSENPVGMLAAEDKDGDFGSILQDMPDLEPIFTNPSDLSSSVTFPPPPPHQSSYYQDMASNGGERSQWASDDIPEFLNSIRSEVAVSLAAPPLPAQSLELSRLQKLKEAQSKNPVSGLMEFAQHLGYNCEFLLLDQSGPSHDPRFRMQVMLDGRRFPPAEASSKKIAKKDAAAITLKILSREIEGGGGEEEDKQGIEGAESTEDLAEDMQGDADTPPQALSRSLPGGKNPVSVLMEHSQRSGQAIQFINTGQEGPAHDPRFTFRVKVGEQLFPEASAPSKKAARQLAAEEAVKELTGSGLLHINKPSGNFCPVSESESQPAMPACPSLPPLTAAELQAAHEAGVGDLINHLNNNAVSGLLEYARARGFAAEIRLVGQSGQAHEPKFTYQAKLGGRWFPAVCASNKKQGKQEAADAALRVLIGEAEKAARTGELTPELPISGSTLHDQIAMLSHQRFNALTTRIQHSLLGRKILATIVMRKGSDSLGTVVSLGTGNRCVKGEELSLKGDTVNDCHAEIISRRGFIRFLYSELIRHWENPSDETIFELADDGKLKIKSDITFHLYISTAPCGDGALFDKSCSESAEINGSEHMPLFENAKQGKLRTKVENGEGTIPVESSEIVPTWDGIQHGERLRTMSCSDKILRWNVLGLQGALLSHFMHPVYLRSITLGYLYSHGHLTRAVCCRLARDGEKFKNSLPANFTLNHPEVGRVSVYDSTRHTGKTKESSVNWSQPDQFTVEVLDGTKGKMDSSKMEVSRVSKSSMFCLFHGLCQRAGRIDLLALPSYAHAKMAATSFQDAKRLFFLALNQHGYGTWIGKPLEEKSFERDSKGMDNPGANQGCAVEPNSCSNSNNNFHSTTQSLQG from the exons ATGAGCAGAGGTAGAGGAGGGTTTCACAACGATTATCAACGATTTTCCTTTTCATCCCACCAGGGAAGACCTCGTTTTCATTCCCCATCCCATCCATTCACCAGTCGCCCACGGGGCCCTCGTGTCCCAAGCCCCAATTCTGTACCTGGAAGGTATAACAATCCTTCATATTACTCCTCCCCTCCTGCTGCACATCCACGCGGTGCTTACTTTTCCCCTGCTCCCTATGATCTGCCCCAATGGCCGTCCTCCCATCACAGCACTGATCAGATTTCTGACTCCCATGTTGCAAGCTTCCAACAACAGCAGGTGCAGTTTTTGACCGGGGGGAGTTCACAGGCTCCACAGTTCAGAGCACCCCAGCAGCAAGGACCGCAAGCTCCCAGTAGAAGGGAAGAGGGCACGCACGGACCTATACAGTTCCAAACAGActatcaaaactttaaaacaagCAGTAGTGGGTTTGAAAGAAGAGAAGGTCACAACCAAGACAGGGCGAATTGGCAAAGGGAACAAAACTTTGGATATCAATCTGGACCTAAGAAAAAGGCAGGTTGGAATCATTCACACCAAAAGGGGCAGAATTATAGGAATCAACAGTACTGGAATGCACAGGCAGATAATCTGACCAGTCTGTCATCGAGCCTTCATAGTCTGTGTTTAGATGACCGAGTGAACAGGGTAGAGTACTCCGACACCTCATCCTGCCATAGCCGTACAAGCAAAGTTTCCAGTTCGTCTGGCACAGTCTGTTTGACCCCTGAGATCGTAAAACAGGTTGTCTCTTTTCTGACGTCACTTGGGCCAGACGAGACAATTCAGGCCAAGGTCTTGGCCAAAAAGCTCCATCTGCCCAAGAAGATCATTAATAAGGCTCTGTATTCTCTCTTAAGGTCACAGCAAGCAGTGAATACAAGTGAGACTCCTCCTCTGTGGAAACTCAGAAGGGAAGACAACCGTGAGCCCAACGCTTGTAAAGACAGAGCGCAGTCTTCAAAAGATACTGAGAAGAAAAAAGGTCCGAGTGTATCTATAAAACAAGAGTCTCGAGAAGATCTCTCCAGCATCTGCATCAACTCGCAAGCACAGGAAAGCAGTGATTCTAGCAACGAATCAGAGGACTCTGAAGACGACACTTCAAAACAGTTTCTTCCAGACCAACCAACGCTTTTGCCTAAAGAAGAATCAGTAAGCGTATCGACAATGGCGGACTCTAAAGACACCAAAGAGCAGATCCTAAAGTACCTGTACGAATCGGGCGCATCCAATGCGCTTGCGATTGCCAAGAACCTTGGCCTGCGAGGTGCCAAGCAGGTTAATCCCACACTCTATGCCATGGAGAAACAGGGCGACGTGAGGCGTAACACAGAAATTACACCACCGACCTGGGAGCTTAGCGTACATCGTAAAGACAAGATGGACCGGCAACGGAAAGCTGCTGCACCCGTTAAACAGGAAGTGAACATTGCCAATATGTTAAACTCACCGTTTGAGGGAAATGCAAATGTGGCTGCTGTGAAGTTGGAGAAGACTGGTGGAAATGTAGGATTTCCCAGTGAGTTTACGACCGCAGAGCTGATGGACAGGAGCGAAAATCCAGTGGGCATGTTGGCGGCAGAGGATAAGGATGGTGATTTTGGTAGCATACTGCAAGACATGCCTGACCTTGAGCCTATTTTCACCAATCCCAGTGACCTGTCCTCCAGTGTCACCTTCCCACCTCCTCCTCCTCATCAGTCTTCCTACTATCAGGACATGGCCAGTAATGGAGGAGAACGCTCTCAGTGGGCATCCGATGATATCCCAGAGTTCCTAAATTCTATCAGATCAGAGGTTGCTGTATCATTGGCGGCTCCCCCTCTGCCGGCGCAAAGTCTGGAGTTAAGCAGATTGCAAAAGCTAAAAGAGGCCCAAAGTAAAAACCCAGTTAGTGGGCTAATGGAGTTTGCTCAGCACCTTGGATACAATTGTGAATTTCTACTCCTTGACCAATCTGGACCCTCGCATGACCCAAG GTTTCGGATGCAGGTGATGTTAGATGGTCGCAGGTTTCCGCCAGCTGAGGCTTCCAGCAAAAAAATAGCCAAAAAAGATGCTGCAGCCATAACCCTGAAGATTCTTTCCCGAGAGATTGAGGGAGGAGGTGGGGAGGAAGAGGATAAACAGGGCATTGAGGGAGCTGAATCAACCGAAGACTTGGCAGAGGATATGCAA GGTGATGCAGATACTCCACCTCAGGCTTTGTCCCGGTCTCTTCCCGGAGGAAAGAACCCTGTATCCGTCTTGATGGAGCACAGCCAACGCAGTGGGCAGGCAATTCAGTTTATCAACACTGGACAGGAAGGGCCTGCCCATGATCCAAG GTTTACGTTCCGGGTAAAGGTTGGCGAGCAGCTCTTCCCAGAAGCCTCAGCACCTAGTAAGAAAGCAGCGAGACAGTTGGCAGCAGAAGAGGCCGTGAAAGAACTAACAGGAAGTGGACTGCTGCATATTAACAAG CCTTCAGGTAATTTCTGCCCAGTGAGTGAAAGCGAGTCACAGCCAGCGATGCCTGCGTGCCCCTCACTCCCACCCCTGACGGCAGCAGAGCTCCAGGCAGCCCATGAAGCTGGCGTGGGTGACCTCATCAACCACCTGAACAACAACGCCGTGTCTGGCCTGCTGGAGTATGCCCGTGCTCGCGGCTTCGCTGCGGAGATCCGCCTGGTGGGCCAGTCAGGACAGGCGCACGAGCCAAA GTTTACGTACCAGGCAAAATTGGGAGGGCGATGGTTTCCTGCTGTGTGTGCTAGTAATAAGAAGCAGGGGAAGCAAGAGGCAGCAGACGCAGCGCTCCGGGTGCTTATAGGAGAGGCAGAAAAAGCAGCACGTACTGGAGAACTCACGCCAGAG CTGCCAATATCCGGCAGTACATTGCACGATCAGATCGCCATGCTGAGCCATCAGCGTTTTAATGCCCTCACAACACGCATCCAGCACAGTCTTCTGGGTAGAAAGATTCTCGCCACCATCGTGATGAGGAAAGGTTCAGACAGTCTCGGCACAGTTGTCAGCTTGGGAACAg GAAACCGCTGCGTTAAGGGAGAGGAGCTCAGTCTTAAAGGGGACACGGTTAATGACTGCCATGCCGAAATCATCTCCAGGAGAGGCTTCATCCG TTTTTTGTACAGTGAGCTGATCAGGCACTGGGAAAATCCCAGCGATGAGACTATTTTTGAGTTGGCAGATGATGGCAAGCTTAAGATCAAGTCTGACATCACCTTTCACCTGTACATAAG CACAGCACCTTGCGGTGATGGAGCTCTGTTCGACAAGTCCTGCAGCGAGAGCGCTGAGATAAACGGTTCTGAACACATGCCTCTCTTTGAGAATGCCAAACAGGGCAAGCTTAGAACCAAAGTGGAGAACG GTGAGGGAACCATCCCTGTAGAGTCCAGTGAGATCGTGCCCACATGGGATGGCATTCAGCATGGTGAGCGGCTGAGGACCATGAGCTGCAGTGACAAGATCCTGCGATGGAACGTTCTTGGCCTACAGGGGGCGCTGCTTAGTCACTTTATGCACCCCGTTTATCTGCGCTCCATCACACTTG GATACCTCTACAGCCATGGTCACCTGACTCGAGCTGTATGCTGCCGATTGGCTAGAGATGGAGAGAAGTTTAAAAACAGTCTACCAGCAAACTTTACTCTCAACCACCCTGAG GTGGGTAGGGTGAGTGTGTACGACTCCACACGGCACACAGGTAAGACAAAAGAGTCGAGTGTCAACTGGAGTCAACCGGATCAGTTTACTGTTGAGGTTCTGGATGGAACCAAGGGAAAAATGGACAG TTCCAAGATGGAGGTATCGAGAGTCTCGAAGTCAAGTATGTTCTGTCTTTTCCATGGCTTATGCCAGCGCGCCGGGCGAATCGATCTGCTAGCGTTGCCTTCTTACGCCCACGCAAAGATGGCTGCCACTTCATTCCAGGATGCCAAGAGGCTGTTCTTCCTGGCCCTAAACCAGCATGGATATGGCACATGGATTGGGAAACCCTTGgaagaaaaaagttttgagcGTGATTCCAAAGGCATGGACAATCCTGGGGCCAATCAAGGTTGTGCTGTTGAGCCTAATAGCTGCTCCAACTCAAACAACAACTTTCATTCAACTACTCAAAGCTTACAGGGGTAG